AAAGTGCTTATCATTTCACATTTGCTTCATATGATTCAAAAATAACAAactctcaaaaggaaaaaaggggAGTGTTTCAATATATTTGAATTATAAcaatctttccttttgtttttaggaATGCTCTGGAAATTAAGTAATAGTATAATActatttcaaaaaagaatgtttttagaAGCTTAAATGTTTGTTATAACTTACCTTATGTACTACTCATACCTACTAATTACACTTTAGGTAAATCTGCCAAGGTCAAGAATTACATCAGTTTGTGCCACTAGTCTGGATTAAGCATTAAATTATTTGCATATCTTCTGTATCCAAACACATACTACTTTAGCATTGTGAAACATATAATAAATTCTGCCATACCAtaaatattctttgttttttttttgtttttttttttttttgaggtaggatcttactctagtctcggctgacctggaattcactatgtaatcacagggtggccttgaactcacagtgatcctcctacctctgcctcccaagtgttggaattcaagatgtgagccaccatgcccagcgagtaacccattttatcttattttatatttttgctgttgtttttcaagatagggtctcactattagTCCAGGtcgacctgaaatttactgtgtattctcaggatggcctcaaactcacaacaattctcctacctctgcctcccaagtgctgggattcaagatgtgagccaccatgcccagcgagtaacccattttatcttattttttggcGGGAGTgggggttgagatagggtcttactatagcccaggttgacctgtaattcactatgtagtctcagggtagctttgaactcgtggtgatcctcctacctctgcctcccgagtgctgagattaaaggcatgtgccatcactccgGGCCAAATAACTCATTTTAACCACTCGTcccaattttccttttttctttaaattggtaACATTAATTATCTCAAATAAGTGCAAGTCAAAGAACTATTATTGATGCAGGTTGAATATACCTTATTCAGATAATACTTGGGGCCAGAAGTATTTTGGAGTTTGGAGTTCTTTGAAAACAAGCAAGAAGAATActcaataaagtattttaaaactatgAAAGATCTGACAAAATGGAAATTGTATCAGTCTGCTCACCATCTACCTCcttactttgttttaaaaaaatattctactctCCTCTCAATCTCTGAAGTGTCTCTCATTCTGGATTTATCTGTTTGCTTTCTTGGAAAAATCTGATTTATTATTATGTCccccatattttctttaaaattgttcCTAACATGAACATACTGTACTTATTTGCATCATTCTTCAGTAGTTTCAAAATATTACTACTGCTGTAGTTATAGACTATAAAACAATGTTGGTTTCTTTGCAGCCCTGTTTTTAGAATAGAGTTCACTAAGGATTTATGGTCAAttctatattcttttcttttaaaaaaaatatttttatttatttgagggagggacaaagagagatagagaaagaatgaatatgaatgggcactccaggacctccagccactgcaaacaaactctagatgcatacctccttgtgcatctagcttatgtgggtcctggggaatcaaacctgagtttttgggcttttcagacaagtgccgtaaccactaagctatctctccagcctcatttctatataaatatttttaaatatttatttatgtatttatttgataacaacagacagagaaataggcagatagatagagaatgggtgcgccagggcctccagccactgcaaacgaagtccagatgcatgcgcccccttgtgcatctggctaaagtgggtcctggggaatttgaacctggaacccctggaaccagggtccttaggcttcacaggcaagtgtttaaccgctaagccatctcgccagccctcattTCTATATTCTAATGTAATTTAAGATAGTTCTTTATATTTGCATGTATCATTAACTTGACATAAAGtttcatatttttcatttagttttcaGTCTTTAAGAATCAGTCAAGTCAGAATTATGTGATATGGTATGTTCAGAGAAATCCTGCTTCTCTGaaccctctcttctattttttttttctgttgactaTGTTcagtaactatttttaaaatattttattttatttatttacgagcaagagagagagaatgggcatgccaaggcctctatctatcctctgcaaaggaactccagatgcatgctccaccttgtgcatctggctttacgtgggtactgaggaatcgaacccaaggtccttctgctttgcaggcaagcaccttaaccactgagtcatctctccagccccagtaacttttcatttattggttaatttttaaatttttttcaaggcagaggctgacttggaactcactctatagctgtctgctgaccttgaactcatggaaatcctacaTCACCCTCCTGATTGctaagattaaaggagtgtgccactttTCATTAACTTTTCTTTGTACCCTTATAATATTTCTTTTGATCAACATACAAAAAAATCTGTGTATGCATTttatattcttattcttattcccTGTATGTAAATGATAGTatgttatatatgtttatatatatcttGTTCATTTTATccttaataatatattttgaatattactCATCTTAGGAGACATGGTATTTGCCTCATCATTTCATGATGCATAGCACTCCACTCAGGAAAGCACCATGGTTTATTTGCCCAGTCCTTTACTGGAAGGCATCTGAATTATTTCTAtacttttgccattgcaaatgatgcTCAATGAATACCCCTGTGTCTGAATAAGTTATAGTTTTTTGCCAGGAAagcttttggtgttttgttttttgcatgtgtgtgatgggtgTTATATGTGTAGGTATGCTCATATATATATCTGTGGACACCTACGggggtggtgcatgtatgtgtgcatgcatttggaaaccagaggttgaaatcaggtgtccttctcagtcactttccacattactttttaaaatagttttatttgtttacaagcagagcaagagaaaagagaaaaaatgagaatggccatacctgggccttcagccactacaaatgaactccagatgcatgagccactgcatctggctttatactggagaattgaacctgggtcattaggctttgcaagcaagcgtcttaactgctaagccttctctgtaGCCCCACTCTCCACATTAGTTTTGGGGATAACGTCtatcactaaacctggagcttatGGATTCATCTAGACTACATGGtcaacaagccccagggatcctcctgtctgtctctccagcAACGAGTTTACAGGTGTGAGCTGTGCTATGGCTTTTGCGTAGTTGTTGGGATCTGAACTGAGCTTCTCAGGCTAGctgcaagtactttaccaactgagccatctcctcaggttccagtaatttttttaaaaaagattattagaaattttattgCTGAATGAAAAGGATCCCCTATTAATGAAAAGAATTTTAGATCAGGAGTCATGGAGCAGGCTCAGTTTCTGGTACTACTTCAAAGCAATCACTTGCTTTCTCTGGCTATGTGCTCAGCAGTTTTTAACTAGTAGTCTTCAGGGCCCTTAGTGAAAATCTGGTGAGAGCAGACTGGTTACTGTGTTAAGTTCAGTCTTTTCTTTCTAATACCTTGTCCTTCTATAGGGTCCTACCTCTCTTCTGGATCCTGATTCTTGCATCTTTTctctggtgtttcttttttttcccctccccttcttcaagcattttcttctctcctgtattattatttttttaaattatttatttatttatttgagagctacagacacagagagaaagacagagggagagagagagagaatgggcgcgccagggcttccagcctctgcaaacgaactccagacgtgtgcgcccccttatgcatctggctaacatgggacctggggaaccaagcctcgaaccagggtccttaggcttcacaggcaagcgcttaacagctaagccatctctccagccctgtattattttttattagctttcATTTCTTCCTGAATATTAAGCCATTGTTGGGCTGTTTAGCTTCCACTGACCTCAGTAGGGAATTCCtttacaaggggcgcatgcatctggagttcgtttgcagtggctggcagccctggcgtgcctattctctctctcgctctctatctgcctctttctctctgtcactctcaaataaataaataaaaagtaaattttaaattaaaaaaaaaatccagctgcTTCCTGTATCTGTTGCACAAAGAATAGGAGAAAAGCTACCAGTAGGTTTTGAAAACACAGGCAAGACTATACCAGGACATTAGTTAGCTCCTTTGTTACCTAAAACATATTTCCCAGTCCCCATCCTTCAAAAGGTCAGGAAGgaacattgtttttaaattttttaaaatttttttgttcatttttatttatctgagagtgacagagagagagagaatgggcgcgccagggcttccagccactgcaaacgaactccagacgcgtgtgcccccttgtgcatctggctaatgtgggtcctggggaatcgagccttgaatcagggtacttaggcttcataggcaagcgcttaactgctaagccatctctccagcccataacattgttttttaaaagaaagacagctgggcgtggtggcgcacatctttaatcccagcactcaggaggcagaggtaggaggattgccatgagttcaaggccaccctgagaatacatagtgaattccagtgctacagtgagagcctacctcgaaaaaccataaaaggaaaaaaaaggggggggtcaaAGTTTTGGGAAAGGTCCTTTTGGTAACTCATATAAAATGAGAAGGGATTATGATGAGTCAAGACATGTCAAAGATTTGACCAAGTACAAAAACATTGTCTCATTACCCTAACTAAAATgcataaaattcaaaagaataatgAGAAATTCTCAAACTCTTGATTCTGTTAGATAAATTAACCTTAAAAGTGCTAAGTTGGAAAATGCATTAAAGAAGTTTTTCATGGAAGGCAAAAAAGAGCCTAGTACGTAGTACGATGGAAAATGTCATGCTCACTCAGGAGAAGCGAGTGGCCTAACAAAGTGCTTCAGCAGACAAAAGGCTTGACAGTAAGCGGTGGCTTCAGTGCATATAAGATTCAGAAGCTTGCTGATTTTTACTGCAGATGGAACTTCGGTAGTATCTTGGACACTAGTGCTGCTGAGCAGCCCAAACTCTGAGAGGCTGTCTGGCACTAAGCTGCTAGTAAGGCATCTAATTTTTCCCTGTCACCCTCCCCTGGAGTTCCAGTGAGGTTACAGAGAGGTCAAAAGAAGCACTTCTGCTAACAAGGGCTGGCACCTGCACAAGTGTAGTCCAGTAGCCACAGTTCATTCCactttaacaaaacaaaactggagctCACAGTTATCAGTTGTCAGGTAATAGTTTAAGGTGAAATTCTACATTTTAAGAAAGGTAGCTTTAAATTGGTTTAAATATATAATGACAGAAAATCCCTCCTGTCCTtcatctcttctttccctctctccctgccttcttAACACTTCATTTTGCTTTGTAAATGCCTAAGGCATATAAACAGGGtacttttcaaataaattcattttgaaatttgtGTTCCCTCAGTACACTAGAAAAATACCTATTATTTTATGGTAAACACTCATAATTTTTCAGTGTACATGTCTTCAACCAAACCTCCCTCCAGTTTGATGGTTTAGATTGTTTTGCTGTTTCCAGTGAGATCAAAAGGGAAGTTTTTCTATtctcaaaaatacattttaggaggcctggatgtccatggcctcacagtgcctgacactacctgcacaagaccttcataagaggaggaaaagctcatgacatcaaaagaaagagagactgatggagatggtGAAGGGGGTataatagagaatggagtttcaaaggggaaagtgggggggttaccttggggtatttttttataatcatggaagttgttaataaaaatttggaagaaaaaaataaataaaatttaaaacagtgtCTTggggaaaaaatacattttaggggctggagagatggcttaatggttaagatgtttgcctggaaagccaaaggatccaggttcaattccccacgacccacgtaagccagatgcacaaggtggtgcatgtgtctggagtttgtttgtagcggctaggggctctgacatgcccatattttcccccaccccttgtctttctccctcctaaataaataaataataaaatatttaaaaatacatttcaatcTATCACCATAAATTGGAATATTTATTTGACACTGGAGGTATTAATGTAAAACTTGCAATAGATATGTAATCTCATATTCTACCTTACCTTACACTTCTTtaaagactatttatttatttgcaaggagagagaaagaaggagccatgggcgtgccagagcctgttgctgctgccaacaaactccagatgcttgtaccactgttcatctggttttgtgtgggtgctaggaaattgaacctggaccggcaaacatctttaacaccactgagccatccctccagccttctcatCTCTAACtttaagatataaaaataaaattttatttatttaagatgtttatatgcagCATTTCAAGGGGAAAATTCCATTGGATGATAATAAGTATATACACATTTTTTCCAAATGGTTGCTGTTGACATGTTCACATATGTAAAAGATACTGTGCTTTGAATTAGGTACTGTCACTGGTAAACACATTGttaggctattttttaaaaatccacctgTACACATGGGCTTTGAACAAGTTGCAGATATTTTCTAAATACAAACCACATTGGCTGCCAGTTatcattttatgtatttcatCCCACAAGCATAAAAGAATGGAGATGTTCAAGGATGGAAGACTGGCTAAAAAGCAAGGTGAAACTTTTGTTACAGGTCTGTCGGTGGTGGTGGCAGGGATTCAGTGAGATCCtgatcagaggcaggaggaatagaGAATTCCTGACACTGAATCTCATGAGTGGAATCTTGGTTTTCTATAAAATCTGTTGGTGGCAGAGGCAAATTAAATGAGTCAGGTGGAAATTGCTGCTTTATCTCAGAATTGCTGTCTTCAAGAGTTTGGTTTAGACAGGCCAGAGATGGTTGGAGATGGGCAAAATCATTTGGAAGAGGAGTTACGGTTGTCATTGTGAGTTGGTCAGATTGATTCTTCGCCTGTCCTTCCAAATCAAGAAGGGGAGGTGGCAGAGGCAGATCTGCATCATCTGAAGAAGAAATGGCTGTACCGATTGTCGACCCATCAGCACTGTCCTCTGAGGTACCGTTGACTTCTTTACCTTTGCTATTCTCTGCTTTGAGGTTGCTGGCACCATCAATGTTTTCACTTGATTCAAACAACTTGACTTCTAAATCATCTGCTAAAAGTGTGCTTTTATTCGGTTTCCAAGTCATAAGTGAAACTACTGATGTATGTTTTGTGTGTGCTTCGTTTTCTCTAATGTTGTCCATGCATATGTCAGGGGTCTCTCCATCGGCAAATGGAGACCTGCCTGCCCAATTTTGATCATTTAAAGCTGGTTTTCTCAAGTGTTTCCACAATACCGTCATGATTATAGCTATCAACATACAAATCAGAATTACACCAATTAATGTGGCCGCTATTGCATTGTACTTGGCTTTATTTGGAGTTTCTTTCTTATTGGTAGGCTCTGGAATGAATGGAGGCGTGTTCATAGAAACACTGATAGTGCTGGGTAAATAGACGGGTGGTGTTGGCCGTGTGGATAAATTATGACCAGGCAGTAGTACTGGTTTTTCAGAAGAGCTATTAGCAAGTAATGGTGGCTGCTGGGTAGGAGTGTAGAAATGAGGTCTTGGCAGTCTGGTAGAGGGGAACACAGATGAAAACACTGCTTGTGGGAAGGAGTTACTGGTCGTGGGTATTGGTTGTCTGGTGGTGGTATAGGCATCAGAAGTGAGTACTGCTGGCTTTCCGGAAGAGTTATAAGCAACTGCTGTTGGTTGTCTATTAGTGATTTTGGCAGAAGAAATGTTGTTGAAATGTGTTGATTGACCTGAAGAGTTCCCATTTGTGTTTTGAGAATCAGTTGAGACAGGAGGAATAGATGTAAATAAAGTAGCCTGTGACTGCTTCTCTGTTGTAATTGCCTCTGTCTCTGAGAAAAATGGATTGTTGGGGAattgaaaagccaaaattaaGATGAAATATTTTGAATCCATTTCAGAATGTTTCCTCCTTACCAGTAGTTTCactgtatgagagagagacagagagaaagagaatgaactaGGTCTCACATGGTATCTCATTACATTTAACTTTTCATTACAATATCTGGAATAAAATGAGTAGACAACTGATTAGTAATTATTGTAGTTTATACTTGTCACACTGTAAGCAACTCATGGATATACTCCAATTCATCATGTAACTTTTGAAGTTCCTGGAAAATAATcttaattctctttaaaaatctgCATTTGACCTCGAAACCCCTCTAGCTTCCTTACGTGTACCTACTTCCTTTATTATCCTGCTTGAATGCACAGACTTAATCTGTTGGGTCCATGTGCTCACTGCTCTTGTCATCCTCCATTCCTAGACATGGGTTGATTCTGTTCCCTCAAAGGACACCAGTGACTATGTTATCTTAACCTAGTATCTTtactttcttctcattttctctggCCACCACATTTGACATTATTATTTCTTCACCAATACTTGAGAAACTTGTCATACAGTTTTCCTTTCATTTCACGTCCACTAactcttcttctcctcctgtcTCCTAAACATAGCAGTTGATAATCGGTCCTCATCTACTTTTCTTTGCTCCTGATTCtatagggtttttgtttgtttgtttgtttatatgtttgttttgtcattgtgttttggtttttcaaggtagggtctcactctagcccagactgaactggaatttactatttagtctccagATGGCTTCAAAATCAGGGTGATCCCCCTAccccttcctcctgagtgttggaattaaagacatgcgccaccatgcctggctctataattttttgaggcagggtttgactgtagcccaggctgatctagaactcaccctttagcccaggctggccttcaattcatggagagcctcctaccttagcctccctgttgctgggattaaaggtgtgagcctacCATACCCAGATTCTGATTCTATAAAGTTGTaattctcgggctggagggatggcttagtagttaaggcgtttgcctgcaaagccaaaggacccagatttaatttcccaggacccacgttagccagatgcacaagggggtgaatgtgtctggagttcatttgcagtggctagaggccctggggtgctcattcattctctctcagcccccccccctttctctgtcaaataaataaaaataaattgtaattcTCATTTTTGTGCCATAACTTTCAAATCTGTGCATGCAaactaaatttctttttctttctttctttttttctttttcttttttcaaggtagggtctcactctagcccaggctgacttgaaattccctatggagtcttggggtggccttgaactcatggtgaccctcctacctctgcctcctgagtgctggaattaaaggtgtatgccaccatgtccagcttttcaaACTAAATTTTCATAGAAACCCATTTATATGACTTCTTGGTGGACATTGCATGTGTATGTCCCATGATCAGCAAATTCAACATATTTAAAAGAgacttctcttttcatattttaattgaattaatCATTCTACCAAGATTCTGCTGCATAGAATTTGTTATGTTAGTAGTCTGTGCTTCATTCTCAGTGTCTAACACTGTAACCTTATGTTAAAGATCTCAGGGTATGCACTCGTGTGTATATAAAGTATATTTGTGTGTAGagcatgtgtggggtgtgtgaTTTGTGATATGTGCATGGGGGCTGTTCTGTGTATATGTGGGTGGAGACCTGAGGAGATCCTCAGGTACCCTTCTCTATTGCTCAAGCATGAACTTttcttgagacggggtctctcctCAGCCCAGAGCTGCCCTTGGTTAGCAAGCCCCAGCAAGTCTGTGGTCTCTGTCCCCCTTCTCGCTCTGCAGACTGGGattcagatgtgtgtggccatgcccagcgaatttcatattctttttaagGAATAAATTCACCTCAAAGTCATGGGCTTAAAATCCTAGCATAATCAGATTACTTGTCCAGCTGGTCAAGTAAGCCTGTTTCTGGTTCATGCGTTGGTGAGTACCATccatctttttgtctttttgccgtgttttaaatatagaattttttattttgttttgttttgaggcaggatctcactgtagtccaggttgacttggaactcactgtgtagccccaggctgtcctcgaactgatggcaatcctcctactcagtttgggactaaaggcacatgctaccacatctggttctcggatatatataactttttacacacacacacacacacacacacatacacacacacacacacacacacactttaggtTATGccatttttcctcttcttcaaagATGTTCTTTTATCCCCATTCTACTCTCTTTCCCATTGTGTGTGTCTGAACCTTTCTTCATCTGACCAACCTCAGTTTAAGTCCAAGTTCTCTACAACTGACACAACCCAAGAAATTAACCATTCACTTAACCTCCCTAGTTCTTATTATCTTGTTGGCTCTTTAGGTTATTCTTCATAGGTATGCCTCTATTTGCTGAGATGGTTATATTTTTATTACGTAACTCTTTACATTTTCAATTTATTATTCCCATCCCTCAAACAAGATTATAAAAACCTTTGAAGAAGAGTACTTAAATGGAACATACTGTGAGCTTACTAATCCTAtggatttatttatgtactttataTGATTTGACCTTCCATTGGTTTTCTGAATTTTTGAATGGCTACTTGATTTACAAATAGAGgcaaattaaaatgaattaaacaGTTTTCTCAGTGTGCTTCACTATTATTGATAGCCTGAGAATTTGTGCCCAGGACCATCtaaagtctgcattcttcctttttccccacaGTTTTGGCTTTCGTATTTTAATTCCTTTGTACCTTCTGTATTAGAAggttaataaacattttaaccTGTGTTGGGCTTCTTGgttcctttccatttcttttggtttctttccatttccatttacttcttttttaagacTTCTACTAAAATATAAGCAAAAAGGTAAGATCTAGGTCAATTCtgtttttgtcaatttttaaaatgctttaaaagggaaaaaagtgggactggagagatggctcagcaattaaggcacttgcctgcaaagcctaatgacctgggtttggttcccccgtacccacataaagccaaatgcacaaaatggcttgtgtctagaatttgtttgcagaggctagaggtcctgcacacccattctctctctcccttcttaccTCACACTCTATCTCCCTTACAcactctccttacaaataagtaaataaataaaatattttttaagagggaaaagggctggagagatggcttagctaggttaaggcatttgactgcaaagccaaaggacccagcttcaactttccaggacccatgtaaggcagatgcataaggtggcacatggcatctggagttcgttcacagtgactgaaggccctggcgcacccattctctctctctctctcttcctctctctgtatctctcaaataaataaaatttttctaaacattaaataaagaggggaaaaattaaaacttttggcATAGATATGGGGATTTGCATCATCTCTAGATGATCATTATCCATCAGTTTCAACTCCTTATTTTTAGTAGATCACAAAAGTTGTTAGAAATGTTATTTCCAGAGtttcctttttaaatgttttcagaaAATGTTTTCCAAAGCAACAGAAGATTTAAGCCATGAATTGTCTTCAGCCCAAAATGTTTCCTCCTTTGTGACTTTGCTTAAAATAAGGAACCTTATGGTTCCTCTTTTTAGTTAACTGAAAAGGGAAATAGAGGAGTGAACAGACCAAGCACAAACATCATTATAAAACCtgtttcgccgggcgtggtggcacatgcctttaatcccagcactcgggaggcagaggtgggaggattgtgagttcgaggccaccctgagacttcatagtgaattccaggtcagcctgggctacagtgagaccctacctcaaaaaaca
This is a stretch of genomic DNA from Jaculus jaculus isolate mJacJac1 chromosome 9, mJacJac1.mat.Y.cur, whole genome shotgun sequence. It encodes these proteins:
- the Evi2b gene encoding protein EVI2B, coding for MDSKYFILILAFQFPNNPFFSETEAITTEKQSQATLFTSIPPVSTDSQNTNGNSSGQSTHFNNISSAKITNRQPTAVAYNSSGKPAVLTSDAYTTTRQPIPTTSNSFPQAVFSSVFPSTRLPRPHFYTPTQQPPLLANSSSEKPVLLPGHNLSTRPTPPVYLPSTISVSMNTPPFIPEPTNKKETPNKAKYNAIAATLIGVILICMLIAIIMTVLWKHLRKPALNDQNWAGRSPFADGETPDICMDNIRENEAHTKHTSVVSLMTWKPNKSTLLADDLEVKLFESSENIDGASNLKAENSKGKEVNGTSEDSADGSTIGTAISSSDDADLPLPPPLLDLEGQAKNQSDQLTMTTVTPLPNDFAHLQPSLACLNQTLEDSNSEIKQQFPPDSFNLPLPPTDFIENQDSTHEIQCQEFSIPPASDQDLTESLPPPPTDL